A section of the Pseudomonas tritici genome encodes:
- a CDS encoding polysaccharide lyase family 7 protein → MIDLSTWNLSIPVGSPPATIDTPKLMSGFKDQYFQAEGSNVQFWTPVTGTRTENAVYPRSELRETYADGRLRNWTYPDADNFLRATLTVNQVPSTGKVVIGQIHAYDSQKPLIKLEYQFKEKTQAGNIVAKVRMRPDDGEGRVITVASNVPLEKSFTYVINLNKAGLLSVYAADGEWNERIGAAWGSKPLYFKAGAYVQDNSGNTKEGARVTFAKLDIDHE, encoded by the coding sequence ATGATTGACCTTTCCACCTGGAACCTGAGCATCCCCGTCGGCTCCCCGCCCGCGACCATCGACACCCCCAAGCTGATGAGCGGCTTCAAAGACCAATACTTCCAGGCCGAAGGCAGCAACGTGCAATTCTGGACCCCCGTCACCGGCACCCGCACGGAAAACGCCGTGTACCCACGCAGCGAACTGCGCGAAACCTACGCCGACGGGCGTCTGCGCAACTGGACCTACCCGGATGCCGACAACTTTTTGCGTGCCACCCTGACGGTCAACCAAGTGCCCTCCACCGGCAAGGTCGTGATTGGGCAGATCCACGCCTATGACAGCCAGAAACCGTTGATCAAGCTGGAGTACCAATTCAAGGAGAAGACCCAGGCCGGCAACATCGTCGCCAAGGTGCGCATGCGCCCGGATGACGGTGAAGGTCGGGTGATTACCGTCGCGTCGAATGTGCCGCTGGAGAAGAGCTTTACCTATGTGATCAATCTCAACAAAGCCGGGCTGCTCAGTGTGTATGCGGCGGATGGAGAGTGGAATGAACGCATTGGTGCGGCGTGGGGGTCAAAGCCGTTGTACTTCAAGGCCGGGGCGTACGTACAGGACAACAGTGGGAATACCAAGGAAGGCGCGCGGGTGACGTTTGCTAAATTGGATATTGATCACGAGTAA
- the fba gene encoding class II fructose-bisphosphate aldolase (catalyzes the reversible aldol condensation of dihydroxyacetonephosphate and glyceraldehyde 3-phosphate in the Calvin cycle, glycolysis, and/or gluconeogenesis), with amino-acid sequence MALISMRQMLDHAAEFGYGVPAFNVNNLEQMRAIMEAADKTDSPVIVQASAGARKYAGAPFLRHLILAAIEEFPHIPVCMHQDHGTSPDVCQRSIQLGFSSVMMDGSLGEDGKTPTDYEYNVRVTQQTVAMAHACGVSVEGELGCLGSLETGMAGEEDGIGAEGVLDHSQMLTDPEEAADFVKKTQVDALAIAIGTSHGAYKFTKPPTGDVLAIDRIKEIHKRIPNTHLVMHGSSSVPQEWLAIINQYGGDIKETYGVPVEEIVEGIKYGVRKVNIDTDLRLASTGAMRRLMATNPSEFDPRKFFGATVTAMRDVCIARYEAFGTAGNASKIKPVSLEAMYQRYLKGELNAKVN; translated from the coding sequence ATGGCACTTATCAGCATGCGTCAAATGCTGGACCACGCAGCCGAGTTCGGCTACGGCGTCCCAGCCTTTAACGTCAACAACCTTGAGCAGATGCGCGCCATCATGGAAGCCGCTGACAAGACCGACTCCCCCGTGATCGTCCAGGCTTCGGCCGGTGCGCGCAAATACGCCGGTGCACCGTTCCTGCGTCACCTGATCCTCGCCGCGATCGAAGAATTCCCGCACATCCCGGTGTGCATGCACCAGGACCACGGCACCAGCCCTGACGTGTGCCAGCGCTCCATCCAACTGGGCTTCAGCTCGGTGATGATGGACGGCTCCCTCGGCGAAGACGGCAAGACCCCAACCGACTACGAGTACAACGTACGCGTTACCCAACAAACCGTCGCCATGGCTCACGCCTGCGGCGTGTCGGTTGAAGGCGAGTTGGGCTGCCTGGGTTCGCTTGAAACCGGCATGGCCGGCGAAGAAGACGGCATCGGCGCCGAAGGCGTGCTGGATCACAGCCAAATGCTGACCGACCCGGAAGAAGCCGCCGACTTCGTCAAGAAGACCCAAGTTGATGCCCTCGCCATCGCCATCGGCACCAGCCACGGCGCCTACAAGTTCACCAAGCCGCCCACTGGCGACGTGCTGGCCATCGACCGCATCAAGGAAATCCACAAACGCATCCCCAACACCCACCTGGTGATGCACGGTTCTTCTTCGGTGCCGCAAGAGTGGCTGGCGATCATCAACCAGTACGGCGGCGACATCAAAGAAACCTACGGCGTACCGGTTGAAGAGATCGTCGAAGGCATCAAGTACGGCGTGCGCAAGGTCAACATCGACACCGACCTGCGCCTGGCGTCCACCGGTGCGATGCGTCGCCTGATGGCCACCAACCCAAGCGAGTTCGACCCGCGTAAGTTCTTCGGTGCCACCGTGACCGCTATGCGTGATGTGTGTATCGCGCGTTATGAAGCGTTTGGCACGGCGGGGAATGCTTCGAAGATTAAGCCGGTTTCGTTGGAAGCGATGTATCAGCGTTACCTGAAAGGTGAGTTGAACGCTAAGGTGAATTGA
- a CDS encoding MliC family protein, translated as MKGVFALAALALLAGCSSMNMFNKAETADKWTTWTCDSKAEVNWRFANQARSEVDVRLGGSDQVYRLKQDVAASGVLYANDQLAFHTKGEEGLVYWVATDDLIGRGCKAQ; from the coding sequence ATGAAAGGTGTTTTCGCCCTGGCAGCCCTGGCCCTGTTGGCCGGCTGCAGCAGCATGAATATGTTCAACAAGGCAGAAACGGCCGATAAGTGGACCACCTGGACCTGCGACAGCAAGGCCGAGGTCAACTGGCGCTTTGCCAACCAGGCCCGCAGTGAGGTGGATGTACGCCTCGGCGGTTCTGATCAGGTCTACCGCCTCAAACAGGACGTTGCCGCCTCGGGCGTGTTGTATGCCAACGACCAATTGGCGTTTCACACAAAGGGTGAGGAAGGCCTGGTTTACTGGGTCGCGACTGATGATTTGATCGGGCGCGGTTGCAAAGCCCAATAA
- a CDS encoding phosphoglycerate kinase: MTVLKMTDLDLQGKRVLIREDLNVPVKDGVVTSDARILASLPTIKLALEKGAAVMVCSHLGRPTEGEFSAENSLKPVADYLSKALGRDVPLVADYLGGVDVKAGDIVLFENVRFNKGEKKNSDELAQQYAALCDVFVMDAFGTAHRAEGSTHGVAKFAKVAAAGPLLAAELDALGKALGAPAQPMAAIVAGSKVSTKLDVLNSLSQICNQLIVGGGIANTFLAAAGHPVGKSLYEPDLLDTARAIAAKVSVPLPVDVVVAKEFAESAEATVKLIADVADDDMILDIGPQTAANFAELLKASQTILWNGPVGVFEFDQFGNGTKVLAKAIAESSAFSIAGGGDTLAAIDKYGVADQISYISTGGGAFLEFVEGKVLPAVEVLETRAKG; encoded by the coding sequence ATGACCGTGTTGAAGATGACCGACCTCGATCTGCAAGGTAAGCGCGTACTGATCCGCGAAGACCTCAACGTCCCAGTCAAGGACGGTGTTGTCACCAGCGATGCGCGAATCCTGGCCTCGCTGCCGACCATCAAGCTGGCCCTGGAAAAAGGCGCGGCCGTGATGGTTTGCTCCCACCTGGGTCGCCCGACCGAAGGTGAGTTCAGCGCGGAAAACAGCCTCAAGCCTGTCGCCGATTACCTGAGCAAAGCCCTGGGCCGCGACGTACCGCTGGTGGCTGACTACCTGGGTGGCGTCGACGTTAAAGCCGGCGACATCGTGCTGTTCGAAAACGTGCGCTTCAACAAAGGCGAGAAAAAGAACAGCGACGAACTGGCCCAGCAATACGCTGCGCTGTGCGACGTGTTCGTGATGGACGCGTTCGGCACTGCCCACCGCGCCGAAGGCTCGACCCACGGCGTGGCCAAGTTCGCCAAGGTCGCCGCTGCTGGCCCGTTGCTGGCCGCTGAACTGGATGCACTGGGCAAGGCGCTGGGGGCTCCGGCGCAACCGATGGCTGCCATCGTTGCCGGCTCCAAGGTGTCCACCAAACTGGACGTGCTCAACAGCCTGAGCCAGATCTGCAACCAACTGATCGTCGGCGGCGGCATTGCCAACACCTTCCTGGCTGCCGCCGGTCATCCGGTGGGCAAGTCCCTGTACGAACCGGACCTGCTCGACACCGCCCGCGCCATTGCCGCCAAAGTCAGCGTGCCATTGCCGGTCGACGTGGTGGTTGCCAAGGAGTTTGCTGAAAGCGCCGAAGCCACCGTCAAGCTCATCGCCGACGTGGCTGACGACGATATGATCCTGGATATCGGCCCGCAAACCGCCGCCAACTTCGCCGAATTGCTGAAAGCCTCCCAAACCATCCTGTGGAACGGGCCGGTTGGCGTGTTCGAATTCGACCAGTTCGGCAACGGCACCAAAGTGCTGGCCAAGGCGATTGCCGAAAGCTCGGCATTTTCCATCGCCGGCGGCGGCGACACCCTGGCCGCCATCGATAAATATGGCGTTGCTGACCAGATCTCCTACATTTCTACCGGTGGCGGCGCATTCCTTGAATTCGTCGAAGGCAAAGTGCTGCCTGCCGTTGAAGTGCTGGAAACCCGAGCCAAAGGTTAA
- the epd gene encoding erythrose-4-phosphate dehydrogenase yields the protein MPQPRPYKVALNGYGRIGRCVLRALFERGAAAGFEIVAINDLADMASIEYLTRFDSTHGRFPGEVRVEDDCLHINGSCVQVLRSATPEGIDWKALGVDLVLECSGVYHTRADGQRFIDAGAPRVLFSQPMASEADVDATIVYGINQDCLTGAELLVSNASCTTNCSVPLLRLLDQAIGLDYVSITTIHSAMNDQPVIDAYHHEDLRRTRSAFQSVIPVSTGLARGIERLLPELAGRIQAKAVRVPTVNVSCLDITMQTVSDTDATEVNRILRDAATSGPLKGLLAYTELPHASCDFNHDPHSAIVDASQTRVSGPRLVNILAWFDNEWGFANRMLDVAEHYLHIASKQPQQ from the coding sequence ATGCCTCAACCGCGTCCCTACAAAGTTGCACTCAACGGCTACGGCCGCATTGGTCGTTGCGTCTTGCGTGCGCTGTTCGAGCGAGGGGCGGCAGCCGGGTTTGAAATTGTCGCGATCAACGATCTGGCCGACATGGCCAGCATCGAATACCTGACACGTTTTGACTCCACCCACGGCCGGTTCCCCGGCGAAGTGCGGGTTGAGGACGACTGTCTCCATATTAATGGCAGCTGCGTGCAAGTCTTGCGCAGTGCCACCCCCGAAGGCATCGACTGGAAAGCACTGGGCGTCGACCTGGTGCTGGAATGCTCCGGTGTCTATCACACCCGCGCCGACGGCCAGCGTTTTATCGACGCCGGCGCACCGCGTGTGCTGTTTTCCCAGCCGATGGCCAGCGAGGCGGACGTGGATGCCACCATCGTCTACGGCATCAACCAGGATTGCCTGACCGGCGCCGAGTTGCTGGTGTCCAACGCCTCCTGCACCACCAACTGCAGCGTGCCGCTGTTGCGCCTGCTGGATCAGGCGATTGGCCTGGATTACGTGTCGATCACCACGATTCACTCGGCGATGAACGACCAGCCGGTGATCGACGCCTATCACCACGAAGACTTGCGCCGCACGCGTTCTGCGTTTCAGTCAGTGATTCCGGTGTCTACAGGCCTGGCGCGTGGCATCGAGCGACTGCTGCCGGAACTTGCCGGGCGAATCCAGGCCAAAGCCGTACGGGTGCCGACGGTGAACGTGTCCTGTCTGGATATCACGATGCAGACCGTCAGCGACACCGATGCGACGGAGGTCAACCGAATCCTGCGCGACGCCGCCACCAGCGGTCCGCTCAAAGGTTTGCTGGCCTACACCGAGTTGCCCCACGCCAGTTGTGATTTCAACCATGACCCGCATTCGGCGATTGTCGATGCCAGCCAGACCCGCGTTTCCGGCCCGAGGCTGGTGAACATCCTGGCCTGGTTCGACAACGAATGGGGCTTTGCCAACCGAATGCTGGATGTTGCGGAACATTATCTGCACATTGCCTCTAAACAACCTCAACAGTAA
- the tkt gene encoding transketolase, with translation MPSRRERANAIRALSMDAVQKANSGHPGAPMGMADIAEVLWRDYLKHNPSNPSFADRDRFVLSNGHGSMLIYSLLHLTGYDVTIDDLKSFRQLHSRTPGHPEFGYTPGVETTTGPLGQGLANAVGFALAEKVLGAQFNRPGHDIVDHHTYVFLGDGCMMEGISHEVASLAGTLGLGKLIAFYDDNGISIDGEVEGWFTDDTPKRFEAYNWQVIRNVDGHDPEEIKIAIDTARKSAQPTLICCKTTIGFGSPNKQGKEDCHGAPLGDAEIALTREALKWNHGPFDIPADIYAEWDAKEKGLAAEAEWDQRFAAYSAEFPELANELVRRLAGDLPADFSEKASAYIAEVAAKGETIASRKASQNTLNAFGPLLPEFLGGSADLAGSNLTLWKGCKGVSAEDASGNYMYYGVREFGMSAIMNGVSLHGGLVPYGATFLMFMEYARNAVRMAALMKKRVIHVYTHDSIGLGEDGPTHQPVEQLTSLRTTPNLDCWRPADAVESAVAWKHAIERKDGPSALIFSRQNLQHQVRTDAQIADISRGGYVLKDCIGEPELILISTGSEVGLTVQAYDKLTEQGRNVRVVSMPCTSVFEAQDAGYKQSVLPLQVSARIAIEAAHADYWYKYVGLEGRVIGMTTYGESAPAPALFEEFGFTLENILGQAEELLED, from the coding sequence ATGCCCAGCCGTCGTGAGCGTGCCAACGCCATTCGTGCCCTCAGCATGGATGCCGTGCAAAAAGCCAACAGCGGCCATCCCGGTGCCCCGATGGGCATGGCGGATATCGCCGAGGTACTTTGGCGTGACTACCTGAAACACAACCCGAGCAACCCGTCGTTCGCCGACCGCGACCGCTTCGTGCTGTCCAACGGCCATGGTTCGATGCTGATCTACTCGCTGCTGCACCTGACTGGCTATGACGTCACCATCGACGATCTGAAAAGCTTCCGCCAGCTGCACAGCCGCACCCCGGGCCACCCGGAATTCGGCTACACCCCAGGCGTCGAGACCACCACCGGTCCCCTGGGCCAAGGCCTGGCCAATGCCGTTGGCTTCGCGCTGGCTGAGAAAGTCTTGGGCGCACAATTCAACCGCCCTGGTCACGACATCGTTGACCACCACACCTACGTGTTCCTGGGTGATGGCTGCATGATGGAAGGCATTTCCCACGAAGTCGCGTCCCTGGCCGGCACCCTGGGCCTGGGCAAACTGATCGCTTTCTACGATGACAACGGCATCTCCATCGACGGCGAAGTCGAAGGCTGGTTCACCGATGACACCCCTAAGCGTTTCGAAGCCTACAACTGGCAGGTGATCCGCAACGTCGACGGCCACGATCCGGAAGAGATCAAGATCGCCATCGACACCGCCCGCAAGAGCGCGCAGCCGACCCTGATCTGCTGCAAGACCACCATCGGTTTCGGTTCGCCGAACAAGCAAGGTAAAGAAGACTGCCACGGCGCCCCACTGGGTGACGCGGAAATCGCCCTGACCCGTGAAGCGCTGAAGTGGAACCACGGCCCGTTCGACATCCCGGCCGACATCTATGCCGAGTGGGACGCCAAGGAAAAAGGCCTGGCCGCCGAAGCCGAGTGGGACCAGCGTTTCGCTGCCTACTCTGCCGAATTCCCTGAGTTGGCCAACGAACTGGTACGTCGCCTGGCCGGTGACTTGCCTGCCGACTTCTCGGAAAAAGCCTCGGCCTACATCGCCGAAGTCGCGGCCAAGGGCGAGACCATCGCCAGCCGTAAAGCCAGCCAGAACACCCTGAACGCCTTTGGCCCGCTGCTGCCTGAGTTCCTCGGCGGTTCCGCCGACCTGGCCGGTTCCAACCTGACCCTGTGGAAAGGCTGCAAAGGTGTTTCGGCTGAAGACGCCAGCGGCAACTACATGTACTACGGCGTACGTGAGTTCGGCATGAGCGCCATCATGAACGGCGTGTCCCTGCACGGCGGCCTGGTGCCTTACGGCGCGACTTTCCTGATGTTCATGGAATATGCGCGCAACGCCGTGCGTATGGCCGCGCTGATGAAGAAGCGCGTGATTCATGTCTACACCCACGACTCCATCGGCCTGGGCGAAGATGGCCCGACGCACCAGCCGGTCGAGCAACTGACCAGCCTGCGCACCACGCCCAACCTGGATTGCTGGCGCCCAGCCGACGCCGTCGAATCCGCGGTGGCCTGGAAGCACGCGATCGAGCGTAAGGACGGCCCTTCGGCGCTGATCTTCTCGCGTCAGAACCTGCAACACCAAGTGCGTACCGATGCGCAGATCGCCGACATCAGCCGTGGTGGCTACGTACTCAAGGACTGCATTGGCGAGCCGGAGCTGATCCTGATCTCCACCGGTTCCGAAGTCGGCCTGACCGTTCAGGCCTACGACAAGCTGACCGAGCAAGGCCGCAACGTACGCGTCGTGTCCATGCCGTGCACCAGCGTGTTCGAAGCCCAGGACGCGGGCTACAAGCAGTCGGTATTGCCGTTGCAGGTCAGCGCGCGTATCGCTATCGAAGCGGCGCACGCCGACTACTGGTACAAATACGTGGGCCTGGAAGGCCGCGTGATCGGCATGACCACCTACGGTGAGTCGGCGCCGGCGCCAGCATTGTTCGAAGAGTTTGGCTTTACCCTGGAAAACATCCTGGGTCAGGCTGAAGAGCTGCTGGAAGACTAA
- a CDS encoding ArsR/SmtB family transcription factor, giving the protein MNLPMPSLRPDDGDELAALCKAAGDPLRLNVLRALANDSFGVLELAQIFAIGQSGMSHHLKVLAQADLVATRREGNAIFYRRALPHTELLGGKLHAALLEEVDSLLLPGDVQSRIGQVHGQRAAASQDFFARVADKFRAQQDLIAGLAQYRDSVLALLDKLSFSDEATALEVGPGDGGFLPELARRFHQVTALDNSPAMLELARQLCEREALGNVRLQLADALNSTAIKADCVVLNMVLHHFAAPADALKQMAGLLHPGGSLLVTDLCSHNQNWAREACGDLWLGFEQDDLARWATAAGLVPGESLYVGLRNGFQIQVRHFQRPAGDTHHR; this is encoded by the coding sequence ATGAATCTACCCATGCCCTCACTGCGCCCCGACGACGGCGATGAACTGGCAGCCTTGTGCAAGGCCGCTGGCGATCCGCTGCGTTTGAACGTATTACGCGCGCTGGCCAACGATTCCTTCGGCGTACTGGAACTGGCGCAGATCTTCGCCATTGGCCAGTCCGGCATGAGTCACCACTTGAAGGTATTGGCCCAGGCCGACCTGGTGGCCACCCGCCGTGAAGGTAATGCGATTTTCTACCGCCGCGCCCTGCCCCACACCGAACTGCTCGGTGGCAAGCTGCACGCCGCCCTGCTTGAAGAAGTGGACAGCCTGCTGCTGCCGGGGGATGTGCAGTCCCGCATCGGCCAGGTCCACGGGCAGCGGGCTGCCGCGAGCCAGGATTTTTTCGCACGGGTTGCCGACAAGTTTCGCGCCCAGCAAGACCTGATTGCCGGCCTTGCCCAATATCGCGACAGCGTACTGGCGCTGCTCGACAAGCTGAGCTTCAGTGATGAGGCCACGGCACTCGAAGTCGGCCCAGGCGATGGCGGTTTCCTGCCGGAACTGGCTCGGCGTTTTCACCAGGTCACGGCGCTGGACAACAGCCCGGCGATGCTCGAACTGGCGCGCCAGCTCTGCGAGCGCGAGGCACTGGGCAATGTGCGCCTGCAACTGGCTGATGCATTGAATAGCACAGCGATTAAAGCCGACTGCGTGGTGTTGAACATGGTCTTGCACCATTTCGCCGCCCCCGCCGACGCGCTCAAACAAATGGCCGGGTTGCTGCACCCCGGCGGTAGCCTGTTGGTTACGGATTTATGCAGCCACAACCAGAATTGGGCCAGGGAGGCCTGCGGTGATCTCTGGTTGGGTTTTGAACAGGACGATCTGGCCCGTTGGGCCACCGCTGCGGGACTCGTTCCCGGGGAAAGCCTCTATGTAGGTTTACGTAATGGTTTCCAGATTCAGGTCCGCCATTTTCAGCGGCCGGCTGGCGACACTCACCATCGGTAA
- the metK gene encoding methionine adenosyltransferase, whose protein sequence is MSEYSLFTSESVSEGHPDKIADQISDAVLDAIIAEDKFARVACETLVKTGVAIIAGEVTTTAWVDLEQIVRDVITDIGYNSSDVGFDGATCGVMNIIGKQSPDINQGVDRAKPEDQGAGDQGLMFGYASNETDVLMPAPITFSHQLVQRQAEARKSGLLPWLRPDAKSQVTCRYEGGKVVGIDAVVLSTQHNPDVSYADLREGVMELIVKHVLPAELLSKDTQFHINPTGQFIIGGPVGDCGLTGRKIIVDSYGGMARHGGGAFSGKDPSKVDRSAAYAGRYVAKNIVAAGLAERCEIQVSYAIGVAQPTSISLNTFGTGKIGDDKIVKLVREIFDLRPYAITTMLDLLHPMYQETAAYGHFGRTPAQKTVGDDTFTTFTWEKTDRANDLRTAAGL, encoded by the coding sequence ATGAGCGAATACTCCCTTTTCACCTCCGAGTCCGTGTCTGAAGGGCATCCGGACAAAATCGCCGACCAGATTTCTGACGCGGTGCTGGACGCCATCATTGCTGAAGACAAGTTCGCCCGTGTGGCGTGCGAGACTCTGGTGAAAACCGGTGTAGCGATCATCGCTGGCGAAGTGACCACCACTGCCTGGGTTGACCTTGAGCAGATCGTTCGTGACGTGATCACCGACATCGGCTACAACAGCTCCGACGTCGGCTTCGACGGCGCGACCTGCGGCGTGATGAACATCATCGGCAAGCAATCCCCGGACATCAACCAGGGTGTCGACCGCGCCAAGCCGGAAGACCAGGGCGCAGGCGACCAGGGCCTGATGTTCGGTTACGCCAGCAACGAAACCGACGTGCTGATGCCAGCACCGATCACCTTCTCGCACCAACTGGTGCAGCGCCAGGCCGAAGCCCGTAAATCCGGCCTGTTGCCGTGGTTGCGTCCGGATGCCAAGTCCCAGGTGACCTGCCGTTATGAAGGCGGCAAAGTCGTCGGTATCGACGCTGTGGTTCTGTCGACCCAGCACAACCCGGACGTGTCCTATGCCGACCTGCGCGAAGGCGTGATGGAGCTGATCGTCAAGCACGTGCTGCCTGCCGAACTGCTGAGCAAGGACACCCAGTTCCACATCAACCCGACTGGCCAGTTCATCATCGGCGGCCCGGTAGGCGACTGCGGCTTGACCGGTCGCAAGATCATCGTCGACAGCTACGGCGGCATGGCCCGTCACGGCGGTGGCGCGTTCTCGGGTAAAGACCCTTCCAAAGTTGACCGTTCGGCCGCCTACGCCGGCCGTTACGTGGCCAAGAACATCGTCGCAGCCGGCCTGGCCGAGCGTTGCGAGATTCAGGTTTCCTACGCCATCGGCGTGGCCCAGCCTACGTCGATCTCGCTGAATACCTTCGGCACCGGCAAGATCGGCGATGACAAGATCGTGAAACTGGTGCGTGAGATCTTCGACCTGCGCCCTTACGCGATCACCACCATGCTCGACCTGCTGCACCCGATGTACCAGGAAACCGCAGCCTATGGCCACTTCGGTCGTACCCCTGCGCAGAAGACTGTCGGCGACGACACCTTCACCACCTTCACCTGGGAAAAAACCGACCGCGCCAACGACCTGCGGACTGCCGCCGGCCTGTAA
- the ligB gene encoding NAD-dependent DNA ligase LigB — MMRLLFALLLSALPFWVWAEGCPDEARSQVGTLAEQIRQWDDSYHRLGQSPVGDELYDQARQRLAHWRRCFPEPTATPNNPLASSRGTLPHPVAHTGLEKLLDEQAVGIWLGTREDVWIQPKVDGVAVTVVYRQGRLSQVISRGDGVKGHDWSASARKIPSIVQQLPEPIDVVLQGELYWHLDDHVQSASGGLNARSKVAGLMNRKQLSDTDAAGIGLFVWAWPEGPAGFTERLATLASWGFTDSRRYSQPIRDINEATHWRAYWYNHPLPFASDGVVLHQAQRAPADRWQVSAPYWAVAWKYPAAKALALVRNVQFKIGRTGRVTPMLELEPVRLDDRQISRVSAGSLRRWQALDIRPGDQVSISLAGQVIPRLDEVILRNTTRAELPVPNPGKFHALSCWQLDPGCEEQLLARLTWLSGNEGLALPHIGRETWNVLIQAGLIAGFLDWLTLDAAELANIDGFGDRSRARVLESLHSARQRPFAQWLKALGVPPAARNNLEGDWQTLVARDTQAWLAIEGIGPGRAAQLSAFFRDPQVQALADTLRAAGIDGF; from the coding sequence ATGATGCGTTTATTGTTTGCCCTTTTACTCAGCGCATTACCCTTCTGGGTGTGGGCCGAAGGCTGCCCGGACGAAGCCCGCTCGCAGGTCGGCACCCTGGCCGAACAGATCCGCCAGTGGGATGACAGCTACCACCGGCTTGGCCAATCCCCGGTCGGCGATGAACTCTACGACCAGGCGCGCCAGCGCTTGGCCCACTGGCGTCGGTGCTTTCCCGAACCCACTGCGACGCCCAACAACCCTCTCGCGAGTTCACGCGGAACCCTGCCTCACCCCGTTGCCCACACCGGCCTGGAGAAACTGCTGGATGAACAGGCAGTCGGTATCTGGCTGGGTACACGCGAGGATGTCTGGATTCAACCCAAGGTAGACGGTGTGGCAGTGACTGTGGTGTATCGCCAGGGGCGCCTGAGTCAAGTCATCAGCCGAGGCGATGGCGTCAAGGGCCACGACTGGTCTGCCTCCGCGCGAAAAATCCCCAGCATTGTCCAGCAATTGCCAGAGCCTATCGACGTGGTGCTGCAAGGCGAACTCTATTGGCACCTCGACGACCATGTGCAATCGGCAAGCGGAGGGCTTAATGCCCGCAGCAAGGTGGCCGGGCTGATGAACCGCAAACAATTAAGCGACACCGACGCCGCCGGCATTGGTCTGTTCGTCTGGGCCTGGCCCGAGGGGCCGGCAGGGTTCACCGAGCGCCTGGCCACGCTGGCAAGTTGGGGTTTCACCGATAGCCGGCGATACAGCCAGCCCATCCGCGACATCAACGAAGCCACGCACTGGCGTGCCTATTGGTACAACCACCCTCTACCGTTCGCCAGCGATGGGGTGGTGTTGCACCAGGCGCAGCGCGCACCCGCCGATCGCTGGCAGGTCAGCGCGCCCTACTGGGCGGTTGCCTGGAAGTACCCGGCGGCCAAGGCCTTGGCGCTGGTGCGTAACGTGCAATTCAAGATCGGCCGCACCGGGCGCGTGACCCCCATGCTGGAGTTGGAACCGGTGCGATTGGATGACCGGCAGATCAGCCGGGTGAGCGCGGGCTCATTGAGGCGCTGGCAAGCGCTGGATATCCGCCCCGGTGACCAGGTTTCCATCAGCCTGGCGGGCCAAGTCATCCCTCGGTTGGATGAGGTCATTCTGCGCAACACCACAAGGGCGGAGCTGCCAGTGCCCAACCCAGGAAAATTCCACGCGTTGAGCTGCTGGCAACTGGACCCCGGTTGTGAAGAACAATTGCTGGCACGCCTTACCTGGCTGAGCGGCAACGAGGGCCTCGCTTTGCCACACATAGGCCGCGAGACCTGGAACGTATTAATCCAGGCCGGTCTAATCGCAGGCTTTCTCGATTGGTTGACCCTGGATGCGGCAGAGCTTGCTAACATTGATGGCTTCGGTGATCGCAGCCGCGCGCGCGTCCTCGAAAGCCTTCACAGCGCGCGGCAACGGCCCTTCGCACAATGGCTCAAAGCCTTGGGGGTACCGCCTGCGGCACGTAACAACCTGGAAGGCGACTGGCAGACGCTGGTCGCCAGAGATACCCAAGCCTGGCTGGCCATCGAGGGCATCGGCCCGGGCCGCGCAGCGCAATTGAGCGCCTTTTTCCGCGACCCGCAAGTACAGGCCTTGGCAGACACATTACGCGCGGCCGGCATCGACGGGTTTTAG
- a CDS encoding DUF1090 domain-containing protein: protein MKFLAPLALLTVASFMTTPLLAAEDVPQLTGCAAKRQAISTQIEQAKAHGNSAQQAGLEKALSEVTANCTDASLKKERENKVLDAKHEVSRRQADLDKAMKKGDADKINKRKDKLAESRKELQDAVEELDQ, encoded by the coding sequence ATGAAATTTCTAGCACCGCTTGCCCTATTGACCGTCGCAAGCTTCATGACCACTCCGCTGCTGGCTGCGGAGGACGTACCGCAGCTCACCGGCTGCGCCGCCAAGCGCCAAGCCATCAGCACCCAGATCGAACAGGCCAAGGCCCACGGCAACAGTGCGCAACAAGCCGGCCTGGAAAAAGCCCTGAGCGAAGTCACCGCCAACTGCACCGACGCATCCCTGAAGAAGGAGCGGGAAAACAAGGTGCTCGACGCCAAGCATGAGGTCAGCCGCCGTCAGGCCGATCTGGACAAGGCCATGAAAAAAGGCGACGCGGACAAGATCAACAAACGTAAGGACAAGCTCGCCGAGTCCCGCAAGGAACTGCAGGATGCCGTGGAGGAGCTCGACCAGTAA